In the Schistocerca gregaria isolate iqSchGreg1 chromosome 6, iqSchGreg1.2, whole genome shotgun sequence genome, one interval contains:
- the LOC126279082 gene encoding serine/arginine-rich splicing factor 7-like, whose product MSRYRDSGSSDAKLYVGDLGSSASKQELEEAFSYYGPLRNVWVARNPPGFAFVEFEDVRDAEDAIRGLDGRTICGRRVRVEMSNGIGGKGGRFRGSVPRRGRPFHPEDRCYECGERGHYARDCYRYRSRSSGRRRSYSRSRSRSRSRSRSRSRSRSRRSRTRSRSRSRSKTPRSRSRTRSPARSRTPRSRSRSGSRARDSPDRNGDVNTNERD is encoded by the exons ATGTCTCGATATCGAGATTCGGGGTCATCTGATGCTAAGTTATATGTTGGAGACTTAG GATCGTCGGCGTCCAAACAGGAACTTGAAGAAGCGTTTTCGTATTATGGCCCTTTGCGCAATGTGTGGGTCGCTCGTAATCCACCCGGCTTTGCGTTTGTGGAATTTGAGGACGTGAGAGACGCAGAAGATGCAATTCGGGGGTTGGATGGAAG AACAATATGTGGCAGAAGAGTTCGTGTAGAGATGTCAAATGGCATAGGTGGCAAAGGTGGCCGTTTCAGAGGTTCAGTACCACGACGAGGTCGGCCATTTCACCCCGAAGACAGGTGCTACGAATGTGGGGAGCGAGGCCACTATGCCCGTGATTGCTACAGATACCGTTCTCGTAGCAGTGGACGCCGCAG GTCATACTCACGTAGTCGTTCACGTTCAAGATCAAGATCACGTAGCCGCAGTAGGTCACGAAGCCGTCGTTCAAGAACAAGATCAAGATCTCGCAGCCGCTCGAAGACACCTAGGTCACGTTCTCGCACTCGCAGCCCAGCTCGCTCTAGGACACCGCGCTCAAGAAGCCGCAGTGGAAGCAG